The stretch of DNA TTGAGAGGAGTAACACATTTTCTAATGGCTAATACAAGAGAATTTTCACTCGATAAGACTCGTAACATTGGTATTATGGCCCATATCGATGCTGGTAAGACTACTACTACCGAACGTATCTTGTACTACACTGGTAAAATCCATAAAATTGGTGAAACCCATGATGGGGCTTCACAAATGGACTGGATGGCCCAAGAACAAGAACGTGGGATCACCATTACTTCTGCTGCGACAACTGCTCAGTGGAAGGACCACCGGATTAACATTATCGATACCCCAGGACACGTTGACTTCACTGTTGAAGTTGAACGGTCACTTCGGGTCTTAGATGGTGCAATTACCGTCTTAGATGCCCAAGCTGGTGTTGAACCTCAAACTGAAACTGTTTGGCGTCAAGCATCAACTTACAACGTTCCTCGTATCGTTTTCGTTAACAAGATGGATAAGATTGGTGCGGACTTTAAGTACTCTGTAAGCACGATCCATGATCGTTTACAAGCTAATGCCCATGCCATCCAATTACCAATCGGTGCCGAAGATGATTTCGAAGGGGTTATTGACTTAATCGAAATGAAAGCTGATCTTTATGATGAAGATAAGCTCGGTACGGAATGGGATACTGTTGACGTTCCTGAAGAATACAAAGCAGACGCCCAAGCTGCTCGTGATGACTTGATTGAAGCTTTAGCTGATATCGATGATGGCATCATGGAAAAATACCTTAATGGTGAAGAAATTTCTAAAAATGAAATCAAGGCAGCTATCCGTAAGGGGACGTTGGCACTTGAATTCTTCCCAGTTTTAGCTGGCTCAGCCTTCAAAAACAAGGGTGTTCAAATGTTGATGGATGCGGTTGTTGACTACTTACCATCACCACTTGATGTTAAGCCTTATAAAGCAACTGATCCTGAAACTGACGAAAACGTCGACTTGATTGCTGGTGATGACAAGCCTTTCGCTGCTTTAGCGTTTAAGGTTGCCACCGACCCATTCGTTGGTCGTTTGACATTTATCCGGGTTTACCAAGGTACCTTGGAATCTGGATCATATGTTTTGAACGCAACCAAAGACAAGCGTGAACGTGTCGGTCGTTTACTTCAAATGCATTCTAACCAACGGAAAGAAATCCCAGAAGTCTTCTCTGGTGATATCGCCGCTGCGATTGGTTTGAAGAACACGACTACTGGTGATTCATTGACTTCTATTGAACATCCATATCATTTGGAATCAATGGAATTCCCTGATCCCGTTATCCAGGTTGCTGTTGAACCTAAGACTAAGGCTGACCAAGATAAGATGAACGTTGCCTTACAAAAGCTTTCTGAAGAAGATCCTACTTTCAAGGCTGAAACTAACCCTGAAACTGGTGAAACTTTAATCGCTGGGATGGGTGAATTGCATTTGGACATCATCGTTGACCGGATGCGTCGTGAATTCAACGTTGACGCCACTGTTGGTGCACCTCAAGTTTCTTATCGTGAAACCTTTACTAAGAGCACTAAGGTTCAAGGTAAGTTCGTTCACCAATCTGGTGGTAAAGGTCAATATGGGGATGTTTGGGTTGAATTTACACCTAACGAAGAAGGTAAAGGCTTCGAATTCGAAGATGCCATCGTCGGTGGGGTTGTTCCTCGCGAATACATTCCTTCAGTTGAACAAGGCTTGAAGGAATCAATGGCTAACGGTGTGTTAGCTGGTTATCCTTTAGTTGACGTTAAGGCTAAATTGTATGATGGTTCTTACCATGATGTCGATTCTAGTGAAGCAGCCTTCAAGATTGCCGCTTCATTGGCCTTACGGAATGCTGCTAAATCAGCTGGTCCTGTTATCCTTGAACCTATCATGAAGGTTGATATCGTTGCCCCAGAAGATTACTTAGGTGATGTTATGGGTCATGTTACCGCTCGTCGTGGTACTATCGATGGGATGGAAGAACGTGGGAACGCGCAAGAAGTTCATGCGTTTGTTCCTTTAGCTGAAATGTTTGGTTATGCAACCACATTACGTTCAGCTACCCAAGGCCGTGGGACTTTCACAATGGCATTTGATCATTACGAAAAGGTACCTAAGTCTGTTCAAGCAGAAATCATCAAGAAAAATGGCGGCACTCCTGCCGAAGATTAATCTTTGATGTTAAAAAGTCGTTAAGCAATTTTGCTTAGCGGCTTTTTTTTACACAATTTTTTTTGAGTGTGGGCATCGCATTTTAATAGAATTGGGGTGATTGCTTATATGAAGCGTCGATTACTTGGTGTTCGAAAAAATTTAGATGTCACAGGGATTAATCATTGGAATGGTTGTTAAGGCTTTTCAATAATGATGGTTGGAAAATCATGAGTGACAAATAAATAGACGTTGGCTATGTGGTGCGTAAGCCTTGCGTATTGTCGCAGTGTCCTGTGACGGTGTTAGTTGATGGAGAACAGCGCTAGTCTCAAAATTGAAATCGTGTGATGTTTAGGATCATCTTGGTAGAAAGCCTGATGAATTTTGAACAAAAGGTGTGCAACGACTTGAAATCAAAACAAAACGCGCGTATGATGCTAAATAACGTCGTGCTTGAATTACTAATTCGTTTTAAGCCAATTGGTCAATGGTGATCACAGTAGGTTAAAACAAAAATGACTAGCAACACTCATGTGACAACGAAATGCTTGGTTCGTGAATAAAAGTTTAAAAAGACTACTATTTTCAACGAATTTATGTTACATTTATTGGTGCTGGTTCAAAAAAGGTAACACGGTTTACAACGATGGTTTAAAAAAGTGCGTCAGCACTTGCTATTACAAAGCTTTTCAGTTATTATAGATTGTGCTTGGTATTTAGAAGGGGTGTACTGTACACCCCGGCATCAAGTAGTCGTAGTTAGCTTTGATGTGAAAGGTTGCGACACGCCCGGCCACATTGTCATGGGACGTGGCGGTAATTTTCACGGAGCTAGTCTTATTTTCAAAATAGACGAAGGAGGTCACAACAATGGCAAAGCAAAAAATTCGTATCCGTTTAAAGGCATACGAACACCGTATTCTTGATCAGTCTGCTGACAAGATTGTTGAAACGGCAAAGAGAACTGGTGCTACTATTTCTGGTCCAATTCCATTGCCTACTGATCGGACCGTTTACACGGTTCTCCGGTCACCACATAAGTTCAAGAAGTCACGCGAACAATTCGAAATGCGGACTCACAAGCGGTTAATCGATATCGTTAACCCAACGCCTAAGACAGTCGACTCATTAATGAAGTTAGACTTGCCTAGCGGTGTAGATATTGAAATCAAGCTTTAATTTTTAAACTAAAATCAATTAATTGGAGGTGTACTCATGACCACTAAAGGAATCTTAGGGAAAAAGGTAGGAATGACGCAAGTCTTCACCGAAGCTGGGGAATTAATCCCAGTAACAGTTATCGAAACTGAACCTAACGTTGTGTTGCAAGTTAAAACCATCGAAAACGACGGTTACGAAGCAATTCAATTAGGTATCGATGACAAACGTGAAGTCTTAAGCAACAAACCTGCTCAAGGTCATGCAGCAAAAGCAAAAACGGCTCCTAAGCGCTTCATTCGTGAAATTCGTAATGTTGAGCTTGGAGATTACACAGTAGGTGACGAAGTCAAGGCTGATATTTTCGCAGCCGGTGACGCAGTTGACGTTACGGGTATCACTAAAGGTCATGGTTACCAAGGTAACATCCACAAAGACGGACAAAGTCGTGGACCAATGGCTCATGGTTCTCGTTACCATCGTCGTCCTGGTTCATTGGGTGCCATTATCAACCGGGTCTTCAAAGGTAAGAAATTACCAGGCCGGATGGGTAATCACCAACGGACGATGCAAAACTTAACGGTGGTTCGCGCTGACGTTGATAACAACGTTTTACTTATTAAGGGTAATGTCCCTGGCGTAAACAAATCATTCGTTACGATTAAAACATCTGTAAAGAGTAAATAAGAAAGGAGGACATAATACATGACTAGCGTAGCATTATATAAACAAGACGGTACGCAAAATGGTGACGTCACATTAAACGACGCAGTGTTCGGTGTTGAACCTAACGAAAACGTGGTTTTTGATGCCATCTTGATGCAACGTGCATCTTTGCGTCAAGGAACTCACGCTGTTAAGAACCGTAGTGCTCGTCGCGGTGGTGGTCGTAAACCATGGCGTCAAAAGGGTACTGGTCGGGCTCGTCAAGGTTCTATCCGTTCGCCACAATGGCGTAAAGGTGGGATTGTCTTCGGACCTACACCACGTTCATACAGCTACAAATTACCTAAGAAGGTTATGCGCTTAGCTTTGAAGTCTGTCCTTTCTCAAAAGGTCTTAGACAACAGCTTAGTTGCAGTTGAAGGCTTAGCTTTCGACGCACCAAAGACTAAGGAATTTGCTAACGTATTAAACAACCTCAATGTAGACACCAAGACTCTTGTTTTGGTTGAAGAGGACAATGAAAAGGCTGCTTTGGCAGGTCGTAACTTACCAAATGTTAAGATCCTAAAAGCCAAAGGTGTTAACGTCTTAGATGTCGCAAATAGTGACAAATTAGTCGTTACCCAAAAAGCCCTCGATCAATTAGGGGAGGCGCTCGCATAATGGAAGCACGCGATGTAATTTTACGCCCTGTCGTTACTGAAGCATCAATGGCTGGCTTGGATGACAAGCGCTATACTTTCGATGTCAACGTACAGGCTACTAAAACTCAAGTTAAAAAGGCTATCGAAGAAATCTTCGATGTCAAAGTTGTTAAAGTTAACGTCATGAACGTTAAAGGGAAGTTCAAGCGTCAAGGTCGTTTCGCTGGTTACACTAAGAAGCGGCGTAAGGCTATTGTGACCTTAACTCCTGATTCAAACGAAATTAAGTTGTTCAACGACGCTCAACAATAAATCTAATTTAGGAGGTTACTCTAGTGGGTATTAGAAAGTATAAACCAACCACTAACGGCCGTCGTAATATGACTGGTTCTGATTTTGCTGAAATCACTAAAACAAAACCAGAAAAGTCATTATTAGACTCACAAAGCCATACAGCTGGTCGTAACAGTTATGGTCACATCACTGTTCGTCATCGTGGTGGCGGTCATAAACAACAATACCGTTTAGTTGACTTCAAACGTATCAAAGATGAAGTTCCTGCAACGGTTAAAGCAATCGAATATGATCCAAACCGGACTGCTAACATTGCCTTATTGGTATATGCTGACGGTGTGAAATCATATATCTTAGCACCAAAGGGTTTGGAAGTTGGCATGCAAGTACAATCTGGTGTCGAAGCTGATATCAAGGTTGGTAATGCATTACCATTAAACAACATCCCAGTTGGTACTATCGTGCACAACATCGAATTGAAGCCTGGTAAAGGTGGTCAATTAGCTCGTTCAGCTGGTGCTTCCGCACAATTACTTGGTAAGGAAGGCAAATATGCGATTGTACGTTTGTCATCTGGTGAAGTTCGTTTAGTTCTATTAACTGCTCGTGCCACTATTGGTACTGTTGGTAATGAACAACATGAATTGATCAACTCAGGTAAAGCCGGTCGTACTCGTTGGCAAGGTAAACGTCCAACAGTTCGTGGTTCTGTCATGAACCCTAACGATCACCCTCATGGTGGTGGTGAAGGTAAAGCACCAATCGGTCATCCATCTCCTATGTCACCATGGGGTAAGAAGACTCTTGGTAAGAAGACCCGGAACAAGAAGGCTCGTTCGAACAAGTTAATCGTTCGTGGTCGTCGCCCAGGCAAACACTAAAATTTGAAATTACTGTAGTTCTCGAGAGGAGGTCACACGATGGGTCGTAGTTTAAAGAAGGGACCTTTCGCAGATTCGCATCTATTGAAAAAAATCGATGCTCAATCTGATTCTGACAAGAAATCTGTCATCAAGACGTGGTCACGTCGTTCAACAATTTTCCCAAGTTTCATTGGGTACACTATCGCTGTTTATGATGGGCGCAAGCATGTCCCTGTTTACATCCAAGACGATATGGTCGGTCATAAGTTAGGTGAATTTGTACCTACACGGACATTCCATGGTCATGGTACAGACGATAAGACAACGAAGTAATAGTTAGGAGGATAAAAGAATGGCTGAACAAGTAACATCTGCAAATGCAACTGCAAAAACTGTTCGTATCGCCGCTCGTAAGGTCCGCCTAGTTGTCGATCTTATCAGAGGTAAAAGTGTTGCTGAAGCATTAGCAATTTTGAAGTTCACTCCACGGGGTGGCTCGCCAGTAGTTGAAAAAGTACTACTCTCAGCGGTCGCTAACGCTGAAAATAACTTTGACTTAGATCGTGAAGATTTGGTCGTAAGTGAAGCCTTCGTCAACGAAGGACCAACCTTAAAACGGTTCCGTCCTCGTGCCAAAGGTTCTGCTTCACCAATCAACAAGCGGACAAGCCACATTACGATCACAGTTACTGAAAAATAGGAGGGATAACGCGTGGGTCAAAAAGTAAATCCAACCGGATTACGTGTAGGAATCATTCGCGACTGGGAAGCAAAATGGTATGCTGAAAAAGATTTTGCGACTTATTTGAACGAAGATTTACGCATCCGTAAGTATATCGAACAACGACTTGCCGACGCTTCCGTCTCCACCGTTGAAATCGAACGCGCTGCAAATCGCGTGAATATTTCAATCCATACCGCTAAACCAGGGATGGTTATTGGTAAGGGTGGTTCTGAAGTTGAAGCACTTCGTAAAGAATTAAACAATTTAACTGGTAAACGAGTACACATCAACATCATCGAAATTAAGAAACCTGATTTAGATGCTAAATTAGTTGGTGAAAGTATTGCGCGTCAATTGGAAGGCCGTGTTGCTTTCCGTCGTGCAATGCGTGGTGCTATGCAACGTACTATGCGTTCAGGCGCTAAAGGGATCAAGACACAAGTCGCTGGCCGTTTAAACGGTGCCGACATGTCACGTGTTGAAACCTACTCAGACGGTACTGTTCCATTGCATACGCTCCGTGCTGACATTGATTATGCATGGGTCGAAGCTGCTACCACTTATGGTAAGCTTGGCGTTAAGACATGGATCTACCGTGGCGAAATCTTGCCAGAAAAGAAATCTGCAGATAAAGGAGGAAAATAAACATGCTAGTACCTAAACGGGTTAAATTCCGTCGTGTTCACCGTGGTAAGATGCGCGGTGAAGCTAAAGGCGGTAAATCAGTTGCTTTTGGTGATTATGGTTTACAAACACTAGAATCACACTGGATTAGTAACCGGCAGATTGAAGCTGCTCGTGTTGCTATGAACCGTTACATGAAGCGTGGCGGTAAAGTATGGATTAAGATTTTCCCTCACAAGTCCTACACTGAAAAAGGTGTCGGCGTGCGGATGGGTAATGGGAAAGGTACTCCTGCAGGTTGGGTTGCCCCAGTAAAACGTAACAAGGTTATGTTTGAAGTCGGTGGCGTATCTGAAGAAGTTGCTCGCGAAGCTTTACGCTTAGCCGGCACTAAGTTACCTGTGAAAACAAAGATTATTAAGCGCGAGGAAGTAGGTGGCGAATCAGATGAAGGCTAAGGAAATTAAAGCATTGTCCACTACTGAAATGCTCGAAAAAGAAAAGTCTTACAAAGACGAACTCTTCAACTTGCGTTTTCAATTGGCCACTGGTCAGCTAGAAAACACCGCTCGTTTAAAGCAAGTTCGTAAGAATATCGCGCGTATTAAAACTGCGTTGCGTGAACAAGAATTAAACAAGTAGCCTATAAAAGGAGGCAATCAACGAATGAGTGAAGATACTCGTAATAGCCGCAAGGTTATCCAAGGACGCGTTGTTTCAGATAAGATGGATAAAACCATCGTTGTTGTCCGTGAAACATACAAGAATCATCCTGTATACGGCAAACGTGTTCGTTATTCAAAGAAATACAAAGCTCATGATGAAAATAATGAAGCTCATATTGGCGATATCGTCCGGATCATGGAAACTCGTCCTCTGTCAGCTACAAAGCGTTTCCGCTTACTTGACGTCGTTCAAAAAGCTGTTATTATCTAGTTTATTAGCTGAAGAAAATTAAATGAAGGGAGGACACTTACTGTGATCCAACAAGAAAGTCGTTTAAAAGTTGCTGATAACTCCGGTGCCCGTGAAATCCTGACTATCAAGGTTTTAGGTGGCTCAGGTCGTAAGACTGCTAACATTGGTGATATTATCGTTGCTACGGTCAAACAAGCAACACCCGGTGGTGTTGTCAAAGCTCATGACGTTGTTAAGGCGGTAATCGTCCGGACGAAGTCTGGTGTTCACCGTACTGACGGTTCATACATCAAGTTTGACGAAAATGCTGCAGTTATCATCCGCGATGACAAGACTCCTCAAGGTACTCGTATCTTCGGACCTGTCGCTCGTGAATTACGTGATAAAGACTTCATGCGTATTGTTTCATTAGCGCCAGAAGTTCTGTAATCACACACCGTAAATAAGGAGGTGCGCAACCTAATGTTGATTAAAACAGGTGATAAAGTTCGTGTCATCAGTGGCAAGGATCGTGGCCAAGAAGGTACTGTTAAATCAGTAATCAAAGCTAAGAACCGTGTCGTTGTTGAAGGTGTTAACAAGATTAAAAAACATCAAAAACCAACGAACGTTAACCCACAAGGCGGTATCGTTGATGTTGAAGCAGCTTTAGATGCTTCAAACGTTATGGTCCTTGACCCATCTACTAACGAACCTACTCGTTTAGGTGTTCGTCGTGAAGACGGGAAGCGTGTCCGCTACGCTAAAAAGAGCGGCAAAGATTTAGAAAACTAAAACACTGACTGAAAGGAGGAAGCAAGTTTCATGGAAAACCGTTTAAAAGCTCAATATGAAAAAGAAATCGTGCCAGCATTAGTTGACAAGTTCAACTACACTTCAGTAATGCAAGTGCCAAAGATGGCAAAGATTGTTTTGAACATGGGTGTTGGTGATGCAGTTACTAACGCTAAGAACTTAGACGAAGCAGTTGAAGAATTGACTTTGATCTCCGGCCAAAAACCTTTGGTTACCCGAGCAAAGAAATCTATCGCTGGTTTCCGTCTTCGTGAAGGCATGGCCATTGGTGCCAAAGTTGACTTACGTGGCGAACGTATGTATGACTTCTTGGACAAGTTGATCAATGTTTCATTACCACGTGTTCGTGACTTCCATGGTGTTAGCACGCGTTCATTTGATGGTCGCGGTAACTACACATTGGGTGTCCGTGAACAATTGATCTTCCCAGAAATCAACTATGATAATGTTAACCGTGTACGCGGTTTAGACATTGTAATCGTCACAACAGCTGATAGTGATGAAGAATCACGTGAGTTGTTAACTCAATTTGGCATGCCATTTGCTAAATAATCGAAGGGAGTTTATCTAAGTTGGCTAAAAAATCACAAATTGTTAGACAACAACGCGGTGCGAAGTTTGCAGTTCAAAACTACACACGTTGCGAACGTTGCGGTCGTCCACATTCAGTTTACCGTAAATTCCACTTGTGCCGTATCTGCCTCCGCGAATTGGCTCACAAAGGTCAAATTCCTGGCATGAAAAAGGCTAGCTGGTAAAAACAAACCCAAGTTAAAGGAGGTTAAACTTTCATGATGACTGATCCAATCGCAGATTTCTTGACTCGTATCCGTAACGCTAACATGGTACGCCACGACTCATTAGAAGTTCCTGCATCAAAAATCAAACGCAACATTGCCGAAATTTTAAAGAATGAAGGTTTTGTTCGCGACGTTGAATATATCGATGATGACAAACAGGGCATCATCCGTGTCTTCTTGAAGTATGGTAAAGACAACGAACGCGTTATCTCTGGTTTGAAGCGTATTTCAAAGCCAGGTTTACGTTCATACGTCAAAGCTGATGCTGTTCCTAAGGTTTTAAACGGTCTAGGGATTGCTATCATCTCAACTTCAGAAGGTGTAATTACTGATAAAGAAGCTCGCGCTAAGAAGCTTGGCGGCGAAGTTTTAGCTTACGTTTGGTAATAAATAATTAAGACGGGAGGTGCAAGTAAGTGAGTCGTATTGGTTATAAAACAATTAATATCCCCGCTGGGGTAGAAGTATCACAAGCTGGCGAAGTCGTTACGGTTAAAGGCCCTAAAGGTATCTTAACTCGGAACATTGCTAGTGATATTACGATGTCAGTTGAAGGCAGCGAAGTTAAATTCACGCGCCCAACTGATGACTTTAAGATGAAGGCATTACACGGTACTACCCGTGCTAATGTTAACAACATGGTTGAAGGGGTCACTAAAGGCTTTACTAAGAATCTTCAATTGGTCGGTGTTGGTTACCGTGCCCAATTGCAAGGGACTAAATTAGTATTAAGCGTTGGTTACTCACATCCTGTTGAATTCGCAACGCCTGAAAACTTAACAGTTGAAGTTCCTGACAACACGCATATCAATATCTCTGGTATTGGTAAGCAAGCTGTTGGTGATTTTGCTGCTGAAGTCCGGGCTGTTCGTTCACCTGAACCTTACAAGGGTAAAGGGATTCGTTACGTCGATGAATATGTTCGTCGTAAGGAAGGTAAAACTGGTAAATAAAGCAGCTTAGTGCTGTCCATAACTATATATAAGAGGTGACTATTGTGATTTCAAAACCAGATAAAAATAAGACACGCCAACGTCGTCACGCCCGTGTCCGTGGTAAGATTTCTGGTACTGCTGAGCGCCCACGCTTAAATGTTTATCGTTCAAACAAAAACATCTACGCTCAAATTATTGATGATGTAGAGGGTGTAACGCTAGCAAGTGCCTCAACATTAGATAGCGAAGTAACAGGCAACACCAAGTCTGAAAAGGCTGCTTCTGTTGGTGAAGTTGTTGCAAAACGTGCTGCCGAAAAGAAGATTGCTGAAGTAGTCTTTGATCGTGGCGGTTACTTATATCACGGCCGGGTTCAAGCTTTAGCTGAAGCTGCTCGTGAAAACGGACTTAAATTCTAATAAAGGAGGAATAATACCACATGACTTTCATTGATCCATCAAAATTAGATCTTGACGATAACGTTGTTGCCATTAACCGGATTACCAAAGTTGTTAAAGGTGGTCGTCGTCTACGTTTTGCCGCATTGGTAATCGTTGGTGACCACAAAGGACACGTTGGTTTCGGTACTGGTAAGGCTCAAGAAGTTCCAGAAGCAATTCGGAAAGCCTCCGAAGCTGCTAAAAAAAACTTGATCACTGTACCAATGGTCGGTACAACCATTCCTCATGAAACTCTCGGTGTATTCGGTGGTGGCCGCATTATGCTTAAGCCTGCCGTTGAAGGTTCTGGTGTTGCCGCTGGTGGCGCCGTCCGTGCCGTCATGGAATTGGCTGGTATTGATGATGTTACAAGTAAGCGTCTTGGCTCAAACACCCCAGTGAACGTTGTTCGCGCAACATTCGAAGGCTTGAAGAGCTTACGAAAAGCAGACCAAATTGCTGCTTTACGTGGCGTTTCAGTTGAACATTTAGCTGAATAGGGAGGACAAACAACATGGCTCAATTAAAGATCACTTTAGTGCGCAGTGCGGCTCATCGTCTTCCTAAGCAACGTAAAATTGTTAAGGAATTAGGTTTAGGCCGAGTTAACAGCTCTGTTCTTAAACCTGATGACGCAGCAACTCGCGGTCAAATCTTCCTCATTGCTCATTTGATCGATGTTGAAGTAATTAAGTAATTAAAATTTTTAAAGAGGAGGTGCCTACTAGATGAAGTTACATGAATTAACTCCAAGTGAAGGTTCACGTTTTTCACGCCGTCGCATTGGTCGTGGCGACTCAAGTGGCCAAGGTAAAACTTCTGGTCGTGGTCAAAAAGGTCAAAAGGCGCGTGGGAAAGTTCGTGTAGGGTTCGAAGGTGGCCAAATGCCATTGTATCGTCGGATTCCAAAACGTGGATTTACTAATATCAACCGTAAAGAATATGCGGTTGTCAACCTTGATGGCTTGAACCGTTTTGACGATGGTGCCGAAGTAACACCAGAATCATTGAAAGAAGCTGGCTTGGTTAAGAAGAGTGCTGCCGTTAAGATCCTTGGTAACGGTAAACTCGACAAAAAGTTAACAGTTAAGGCAAACAAGTTCTCCGAAACTGCCGTAAAGGCAATCGAAGCTGCTGGCGGTAAAACTGAGGTGATCTAACTTGCTGACTACCATGAAGGACGCTCTGAAAGTTAAGGATATTCGGAATAAAATTCTGTTCACGTTGGGCGTTTTGATTGTATTTCGTCTTGGCTCTTATATCACAGTCCCAGGGGTTAATGCACAAGCGCTGCAATCCGTTGCATCCTCTGGGCTGATAAGTATGTTGAATACATTCAGTGGTGGCGGTTTAACTAATTATTCCATCCTTGCTATGGGGGTATCCCCTTACATTACTGCACAAATCATTGTTCAGCTGTTACAAATGGACATTGTTCCGAAGTTTGTTGAATGGGGCAAACAAGGTGAAGTTGG from Lactiplantibacillus brownii encodes:
- the rplE gene encoding 50S ribosomal protein L5 — its product is MENRLKAQYEKEIVPALVDKFNYTSVMQVPKMAKIVLNMGVGDAVTNAKNLDEAVEELTLISGQKPLVTRAKKSIAGFRLREGMAIGAKVDLRGERMYDFLDKLINVSLPRVRDFHGVSTRSFDGRGNYTLGVREQLIFPEINYDNVNRVRGLDIVIVTTADSDEESRELLTQFGMPFAK
- a CDS encoding type Z 30S ribosomal protein S14 translates to MAKKSQIVRQQRGAKFAVQNYTRCERCGRPHSVYRKFHLCRICLRELAHKGQIPGMKKASW
- the rplR gene encoding 50S ribosomal protein L18 — its product is MTIVISKPDKNKTRQRRHARVRGKISGTAERPRLNVYRSNKNIYAQIIDDVEGVTLASASTLDSEVTGNTKSEKAASVGEVVAKRAAEKKIAEVVFDRGGYLYHGRVQALAEAARENGLKF
- the rpsE gene encoding 30S ribosomal protein S5, which gives rise to MTFIDPSKLDLDDNVVAINRITKVVKGGRRLRFAALVIVGDHKGHVGFGTGKAQEVPEAIRKASEAAKKNLITVPMVGTTIPHETLGVFGGGRIMLKPAVEGSGVAAGGAVRAVMELAGIDDVTSKRLGSNTPVNVVRATFEGLKSLRKADQIAALRGVSVEHLAE
- the rplF gene encoding 50S ribosomal protein L6; translation: MSRIGYKTINIPAGVEVSQAGEVVTVKGPKGILTRNIASDITMSVEGSEVKFTRPTDDFKMKALHGTTRANVNNMVEGVTKGFTKNLQLVGVGYRAQLQGTKLVLSVGYSHPVEFATPENLTVEVPDNTHINISGIGKQAVGDFAAEVRAVRSPEPYKGKGIRYVDEYVRRKEGKTGK
- the rpsH gene encoding 30S ribosomal protein S8, whose protein sequence is MMTDPIADFLTRIRNANMVRHDSLEVPASKIKRNIAEILKNEGFVRDVEYIDDDKQGIIRVFLKYGKDNERVISGLKRISKPGLRSYVKADAVPKVLNGLGIAIISTSEGVITDKEARAKKLGGEVLAYVW
- the rpmD gene encoding 50S ribosomal protein L30, giving the protein MAQLKITLVRSAAHRLPKQRKIVKELGLGRVNSSVLKPDDAATRGQIFLIAHLIDVEVIK
- the rplO gene encoding 50S ribosomal protein L15, which gives rise to MKLHELTPSEGSRFSRRRIGRGDSSGQGKTSGRGQKGQKARGKVRVGFEGGQMPLYRRIPKRGFTNINRKEYAVVNLDGLNRFDDGAEVTPESLKEAGLVKKSAAVKILGNGKLDKKLTVKANKFSETAVKAIEAAGGKTEVI